One segment of Nocardioides sp. QY071 DNA contains the following:
- a CDS encoding protein-tyrosine phosphatase family protein, whose product MARAWDPDAPGVVTLPSGRLVRGRGLRRPVPEGPLPEFGTYLLGRAPAPLGWSTRWVRWPDFRLPADPADLRTALEDALARAATERVEIACAGGRGRTGTALACLAVLDGVPSTAAVAWVRQRYDARAVETPFQARFVRRFSPRAG is encoded by the coding sequence GTGGCCCGAGCGTGGGACCCGGACGCACCGGGCGTGGTGACCCTGCCGTCGGGCCGCCTGGTCCGTGGTCGCGGCCTGCGCCGGCCGGTGCCCGAGGGCCCGCTGCCCGAGTTCGGCACCTACCTGCTCGGCCGGGCGCCGGCGCCGCTCGGCTGGAGCACGCGCTGGGTGCGGTGGCCCGACTTCCGGCTCCCCGCCGATCCCGCCGACCTGCGCACGGCGCTCGAGGACGCTCTCGCCCGCGCCGCCACCGAGCGGGTCGAGATCGCCTGTGCGGGTGGGCGCGGACGCACCGGGACGGCGCTGGCCTGCCTGGCGGTCCTCGACGGCGTACCGTCCACCGCCGCGGTGGCCTGGGTGCGTCAGCGGTACGACGCCCGCGCGGTCGAGACGCCCTTCCAGGCCCGGTTCGTCCGCCGGTTCAGCCCCCGAGCGGGTTGA
- a CDS encoding MerR family transcriptional regulator, which yields MSSVAGVDSAPQADDGGPLRTVDELAAAAGLTVRTTRYYASLGLLPPPARRGRMAWYDDTHLARLEMIRALQGHGFTLQAIEKYLASLPADAGVEDLAVQRAMLTSWTVGEPQELTRRQLDQHAGRRLTDDEVTLIEEFGLLRVATDERGAVRYTPVHGFDVAVQLLEVDIPVAGMRAAGDAIEKHMSALAEELTRVLHDEVVEPWRHASAHPSREDAEQLEATISTLRRLTLDAIVRGFQRSANKVIARSLDRADR from the coding sequence ATGAGTTCTGTTGCGGGGGTGGACTCGGCACCCCAGGCCGACGACGGCGGCCCCCTGCGCACCGTCGACGAGCTGGCCGCGGCCGCCGGCCTGACCGTGCGCACCACCCGCTACTACGCCAGCCTCGGCCTGCTCCCGCCGCCCGCCCGGCGCGGCCGGATGGCGTGGTACGACGACACCCACCTCGCGCGCCTGGAGATGATCCGCGCGCTGCAGGGCCACGGCTTCACGCTGCAGGCGATCGAGAAGTACCTCGCCTCACTGCCCGCCGACGCCGGCGTCGAGGACCTCGCCGTGCAGCGGGCGATGCTGACGTCGTGGACCGTGGGGGAGCCCCAGGAGCTCACCCGCCGCCAGCTCGACCAGCACGCCGGGCGCCGCCTCACCGACGACGAGGTGACCCTGATCGAGGAGTTCGGCCTGCTCCGGGTCGCGACCGACGAGCGGGGCGCGGTGCGCTACACCCCCGTCCACGGGTTCGACGTCGCCGTGCAGCTGCTCGAGGTCGACATCCCCGTCGCCGGCATGCGCGCCGCCGGCGACGCCATCGAGAAGCACATGTCGGCGCTCGCCGAGGAGCTCACGCGCGTGCTCCACGACGAGGTGGTCGAGCCCTGGCGCCACGCCAGCGCCCACCCCTCCCGCGAGGACGCCGAGCAGCTCGAGGCCACCATCAGCACCCTGCGCCGGCTCACGCTCGACGCGATCGTGCGCGGCTTCCAGCGCTCGGCCAACAAGGTCATCGCGCGGTCGCTGGACCGGGCTGATCGTTGA
- the ndk gene encoding nucleoside-diphosphate kinase, with translation MTQRTLVLLKPDAVRRGLVGNVLARFEAKGLGIVAMEHRHIDAAMADAHYAEHVERDFYPPLRTFVTSGPLVALVLEGDEAIEVVRALNGATDGRKAAPGTIRGDLSLSNRENLVHGSDSPESAAREIALWFPEL, from the coding sequence GTGACCCAACGCACTCTCGTCCTGCTCAAGCCCGACGCGGTACGCCGTGGCCTGGTCGGCAACGTGCTGGCCCGGTTCGAGGCCAAGGGCCTGGGCATCGTCGCCATGGAGCACCGCCACATCGACGCGGCGATGGCCGACGCCCACTACGCCGAGCACGTCGAGCGCGACTTCTACCCGCCGCTGCGCACGTTCGTGACGAGCGGTCCGCTGGTGGCGCTGGTGCTCGAGGGTGACGAGGCGATCGAGGTGGTCCGCGCGCTCAACGGCGCGACCGACGGCCGCAAGGCCGCCCCCGGCACCATCCGGGGCGACCTGTCGCTGTCGAACCGCGAGAACCTGGTCCATGGGTCCGACTCGCCGGAGTCGGCCGCGCGCGAGATCGCGCTCTGGTTCCCCGAGCTCTGA
- a CDS encoding ABC transporter permease has product MPAHSAPRVLPALGKPLAEVIALLGFTRRVLTAALDTIVGRRFPLAETVVQTWYAIRVCTLPALAVSVPFGIILALQVGVLAQEVGAVAFTGAGNTLAVVRQASPLITALMLSGVAGSAICADLGSRRIREEIDAMEVMGLSVVERLVVPRMFAIIAVAVLLNGVVMFFTIITTLSVSVVLQDLPPGSYLASVTTLAQVSDLWLSLAKAAIFAVICALVASYKGLRAERGPTGVGEAVTSAVVTNFVLLFAANFVISQVYSTFAGGPIG; this is encoded by the coding sequence ATGCCCGCCCACAGCGCCCCGCGGGTCCTCCCGGCGCTCGGCAAGCCGCTGGCGGAGGTCATCGCGCTGCTCGGGTTCACCCGCCGGGTGCTCACCGCCGCGCTCGACACCATCGTCGGACGCCGGTTCCCGCTGGCGGAGACGGTCGTGCAGACCTGGTACGCGATCCGGGTCTGCACGCTGCCCGCGCTGGCGGTCTCGGTCCCGTTCGGCATCATCCTCGCGCTGCAGGTCGGCGTGCTGGCCCAGGAAGTCGGCGCCGTCGCGTTCACCGGCGCCGGCAACACCCTGGCCGTCGTACGCCAGGCCTCTCCCCTGATCACCGCGCTGATGCTGTCGGGCGTCGCGGGCTCCGCGATCTGCGCCGACCTCGGCTCGCGCCGGATCCGCGAGGAGATCGACGCGATGGAGGTCATGGGCCTCTCGGTGGTCGAGCGGCTCGTGGTGCCGCGCATGTTCGCCATCATCGCCGTCGCGGTGCTCCTCAACGGCGTGGTCATGTTCTTCACGATCATCACCACGCTGAGCGTCAGCGTGGTGCTGCAGGACCTGCCGCCGGGCAGCTACCTCGCCTCGGTCACCACCCTGGCCCAGGTCTCCGACCTGTGGCTCTCGCTGGCCAAGGCGGCGATCTTCGCGGTGATCTGCGCCCTCGTGGCGTCGTACAAGGGCCTGCGGGCCGAGCGCGGCCCGACCGGCGTCGGCGAGGCGGTGACCAGCGCCGTGGTGACCAACTTCGTGCTGCTCTTCGCGGCCAACTTCGTGATCTCGCAGGTCTACAGCACCTTCGCCGGCGGGCCGATCGGATGA
- a CDS encoding MCE family protein, whose amino-acid sequence MSEFLFAHSKADPRVLRLRLAAVGITGFLLLGALTGVLGLQTLGVVSDDVRVTVQLPTIGDTLGTNSDVKYDGLRVGRVVQVDPAGPSAEVLVAPEHAALIPATVAARVLPGTLFGNEYVDLVAAAHAEPATTASAHHLAEGAVVPADTSTATRRLMDTFSATQRLLAAVDPAQWDVALSQLADALDGRGARIAELVRDGNGFLGRWADLHPQVREDLDLLARDTDLAADVEPQLVKALRDTRPLARTFVQQQAEISDLLADVPALLDGETGVTTFLRENGAATARLLNASAATLEVFAERYPAFAELLRKVPVLLRNGANAVKNGRIQMEGVLAPQLLDPYDATDPKDCPTYRGLAGPCGAHR is encoded by the coding sequence ATGAGCGAGTTCCTGTTCGCCCACTCGAAGGCGGACCCGCGCGTGCTGCGGCTGCGCCTGGCCGCGGTCGGCATCACCGGCTTCCTGCTGCTCGGCGCACTGACCGGCGTGCTCGGCCTGCAGACCCTGGGCGTCGTCAGCGACGACGTGCGGGTGACCGTCCAGCTGCCCACCATCGGCGACACCCTCGGGACCAACTCCGACGTGAAGTACGACGGCCTGCGGGTCGGCCGCGTCGTCCAGGTCGACCCCGCCGGCCCCAGCGCCGAGGTGCTCGTCGCGCCCGAGCACGCCGCCCTCATCCCGGCCACCGTGGCCGCGCGGGTCCTGCCCGGCACCCTGTTCGGCAACGAGTACGTCGACCTGGTCGCCGCCGCCCACGCCGAGCCCGCCACCACCGCGAGCGCACACCACCTGGCCGAGGGCGCCGTCGTACCGGCGGACACCTCGACCGCGACGAGGCGACTGATGGACACCTTCTCCGCCACCCAGCGGCTGCTGGCGGCGGTCGACCCGGCCCAGTGGGACGTCGCGCTGTCCCAGCTCGCCGACGCGCTCGACGGGCGGGGCGCGCGGATCGCGGAGCTGGTGCGCGACGGCAACGGCTTCCTCGGCCGCTGGGCCGACCTGCACCCGCAGGTGCGTGAGGACCTCGACCTGCTCGCCCGCGACACCGACCTGGCCGCCGACGTCGAGCCGCAGCTGGTGAAGGCGCTGCGCGACACGCGGCCGCTGGCCCGGACCTTCGTGCAGCAGCAGGCGGAGATCTCCGACCTGCTGGCCGACGTACCCGCGCTTCTCGACGGCGAGACCGGCGTGACCACCTTCTTGCGCGAGAACGGCGCCGCCACGGCCCGCCTGCTCAACGCGAGTGCCGCGACCCTGGAGGTGTTCGCCGAGCGCTATCCCGCCTTCGCCGAGCTGCTCCGCAAGGTGCCGGTCCTGCTGCGCAACGGCGCGAACGCGGTCAAGAACGGCCGGATCCAGATGGAGGGCGTGCTCGCGCCCCAGCTGCTCGACCCCTACGACGCGACCGACCCGAAGGACTGCCCCACCTACCGCGGACTCGCCGGACCGTGCGGAGCACACCGATGA
- a CDS encoding ABC transporter permease, whose protein sequence is MTAIEETVDKAVVGPLAGIGLQLVLAWRAVVALPVALTRYRGEIQRVLAEVTLGSGIFLVGGGVVGVVLLLSTLTGTEVGLEGYQGLDVIGLAPLTGFISGYANTRELAPMVAALGFAARIGCGFTSRLGAMRISEEIDALESMAIRPIPYLVSTRLVAAWIVVLPLYLIGLVGTYVATDLMVTTFYGQSAGTYDHYFRTFVAPVDVIYSAIKVVVLTTVVTLIHCYHGFTATGGPEGVGRATGRAIRASIISLTVVDILLTLLLWGADQQVQISG, encoded by the coding sequence GTGACCGCGATCGAGGAGACCGTCGACAAGGCCGTCGTCGGCCCGCTGGCCGGCATCGGCCTGCAGCTCGTGCTGGCCTGGCGCGCGGTCGTGGCACTGCCGGTCGCGCTCACCCGCTATCGCGGCGAGATCCAGCGGGTGCTGGCCGAGGTCACCCTCGGCTCCGGCATCTTCCTCGTCGGCGGCGGGGTCGTGGGCGTCGTCCTGCTCCTGTCCACCCTGACCGGCACCGAGGTCGGCCTCGAGGGCTACCAGGGCCTCGACGTGATCGGCCTGGCGCCGCTGACCGGGTTCATCTCCGGGTACGCCAACACCCGCGAGCTCGCGCCGATGGTCGCCGCGCTCGGCTTCGCCGCCCGGATCGGCTGCGGCTTCACCTCACGGCTGGGCGCGATGCGGATCAGCGAGGAGATCGACGCGCTGGAGTCGATGGCGATCCGCCCGATCCCCTACCTGGTCAGCACCCGCCTGGTCGCCGCGTGGATTGTCGTGCTGCCGCTCTACCTGATCGGCCTGGTCGGCACGTACGTCGCCACCGACCTCATGGTCACCACCTTCTACGGCCAGTCCGCCGGCACCTACGACCACTACTTCCGCACCTTCGTCGCGCCGGTCGACGTCATCTACTCCGCGATCAAGGTGGTCGTGCTGACGACCGTGGTGACGCTCATCCACTGCTACCACGGCTTCACCGCCACCGGCGGCCCCGAGGGCGTGGGCCGGGCGACCGGCCGCGCGATCCGGGCCAGCATCATCTCGCTCACCGTCGTCGACATCCTGCTGACGCTGCTCCTGTGGGGTGCGGACCAGCAGGTCCAGATCTCGGGGTGA
- a CDS encoding MCE family protein, protein MSAALGRLAWPLRVVAALVVLGLLLLGLRALAGDPAYHARLRHAAGLEPGDDVRMAGLRIGEVTAVRADRDQVDVRFSLTGSPEDLGVTEDSTVQVKLLSILGERFLSLAPGKGAALGDDSTIAVEHAVDSYTIERFWLESTPQVEALDLDRVQQAVDVLATDLAVEPDALRDALDGIAGVSAIANDREQQLDALLASIRKVTDLVLDQTDQLDQVLTHGTTVMLMVQQRKETLRALLSDAHRFVTGLTALVRATAPQLKPALHDLRTVLRVLDEHRAKLDRTLELAGPTMRVFTNATGDGPWLGVNAPWAIVPDDLVCSITPEDCK, encoded by the coding sequence ATGAGCGCCGCCCTCGGACGGCTCGCCTGGCCGCTGCGCGTGGTCGCGGCGCTGGTCGTGCTCGGCCTGCTGCTGCTCGGGCTGCGCGCGCTCGCCGGCGACCCGGCGTACCACGCCCGGCTGCGGCACGCCGCCGGGCTGGAGCCCGGCGACGACGTACGGATGGCGGGGCTCAGGATCGGCGAGGTGACCGCGGTGCGCGCCGACCGCGACCAGGTCGACGTCCGGTTCAGCCTCACCGGCTCCCCCGAGGACCTCGGCGTCACCGAGGACAGCACGGTGCAGGTCAAGCTGCTCTCCATCCTCGGTGAGCGCTTCCTCTCTCTGGCCCCGGGCAAGGGCGCCGCGCTCGGCGACGACAGCACGATCGCCGTCGAGCACGCGGTCGACAGCTACACGATCGAGCGGTTCTGGCTCGAGTCCACGCCCCAGGTCGAGGCGCTCGACCTGGACCGGGTGCAGCAGGCGGTCGACGTGCTCGCCACCGACCTCGCCGTCGAGCCCGACGCCCTGCGCGACGCGCTCGACGGGATCGCCGGCGTCTCGGCGATCGCCAACGACCGCGAGCAGCAGCTCGACGCCCTGCTCGCCTCGATCCGCAAGGTCACCGACCTGGTCCTCGACCAGACCGACCAGCTCGACCAGGTCCTCACCCACGGCACGACGGTGATGCTGATGGTCCAGCAGCGCAAGGAGACCCTGCGGGCACTCCTGTCCGACGCCCACCGCTTCGTCACCGGCCTCACCGCACTGGTCCGGGCCACCGCGCCCCAGCTGAAGCCTGCGCTGCACGACCTGCGCACGGTGCTGCGCGTCCTCGACGAGCACCGCGCAAAGCTCGACAGGACGCTCGAGCTCGCCGGCCCCACCATGCGTGTCTTCACCAACGCGACCGGCGACGGGCCGTGGCTGGGGGTCAACGCGCCCTGGGCGATCGTCCCCGACGACCTGGTCTGCTCGATCACGCCGGAGGACTGCAAGTGA
- a CDS encoding MlaD family protein yields the protein MSRRATPAEQVAATSRMWRRRIRVAQSLILVILVGGVVYVADTVVGGSLFHHPYAVTVELPQAAGLHEGSVVTYRGQRIGEVSDVRLSAKPGVGVVARIEIESGVEVPRDSAMEVRNLSAVGEQYLDVRPTSGKGPYLADGATVPVSATSVPLGVPDVLAHAQRLMSHLDVADVRTIATETAAIFGDNDQDVDLRSLAIELESAFAMLRRLEPDLTTLAQQAETPLTTLAELSPEIRRLSADLEAVAQSLAKATPAVRSTVTTAIDLVPRLERWWRAASPQLRRMLRAGVPLTEMAAEHLRGLQHWLDWAPIQADVMAGSTRDGSGRVVLVPRILKNCVYDRSVQRDIQDTSRREPRTDVHCTDPPKGTQGRGSAEVPQQ from the coding sequence GTGAGCCGGCGCGCCACCCCGGCCGAGCAGGTCGCCGCCACCTCCCGGATGTGGCGGCGCCGGATCCGGGTCGCCCAGTCGCTGATCCTGGTCATCCTCGTCGGCGGTGTCGTCTACGTCGCCGACACGGTGGTCGGCGGCTCCTTGTTCCACCACCCGTACGCCGTCACGGTCGAGCTCCCCCAGGCCGCCGGCCTGCACGAGGGCTCGGTCGTGACCTACCGCGGCCAGCGCATCGGCGAGGTGAGCGACGTACGGCTCAGCGCGAAGCCCGGCGTGGGGGTGGTCGCGCGGATCGAGATCGAGTCCGGCGTCGAGGTGCCGCGGGACAGCGCGATGGAGGTCCGCAACCTGTCCGCGGTCGGCGAGCAGTACCTCGACGTCCGGCCCACGTCGGGCAAGGGGCCCTACCTGGCCGACGGCGCGACCGTCCCCGTCTCGGCGACCAGCGTCCCGCTCGGCGTACCCGACGTCCTGGCGCACGCGCAGCGGCTGATGTCGCACCTCGACGTCGCCGACGTGCGGACCATCGCCACCGAGACCGCGGCGATCTTCGGCGACAACGACCAGGACGTCGACCTGCGCTCGCTGGCGATCGAGCTGGAGAGCGCGTTCGCGATGCTGCGCCGGCTCGAGCCCGACCTCACGACACTGGCGCAGCAGGCCGAGACGCCGCTGACCACGCTCGCCGAGCTCTCCCCCGAGATCCGCCGGCTCTCCGCCGATCTCGAGGCCGTCGCCCAGTCGCTCGCGAAGGCCACGCCCGCCGTGCGCAGCACGGTCACCACCGCGATCGACCTGGTGCCGCGGCTCGAGCGCTGGTGGCGGGCGGCCTCGCCCCAGCTGCGCCGGATGCTGCGCGCCGGCGTACCCCTCACCGAGATGGCCGCCGAGCACCTGCGCGGGCTCCAGCACTGGCTGGACTGGGCGCCGATCCAGGCCGACGTGATGGCCGGCAGCACCCGCGACGGCAGCGGCCGGGTCGTGCTCGTCCCGCGGATCCTCAAGAACTGCGTCTACGACCGCAGCGTCCAGCGCGACATCCAGGACACCAGTCGCCGCGAGCCGCGCACCGACGTGCACTGCACCGACCCGCCGAAGGGCACCCAGGGCCGCGGCTCGGCCGAAGTGCCCCAGCAGTAG
- a CDS encoding MCE family protein gives MIARQRLLTIAGAVVALAVLLSGARLLGWLGGDDPDDLVVTADFADTTGVYVGNDVTYLGVKVGEIVGIEPQGATMRVVMHLAPDTRVPRDAGAEILQGSLVTDRYIELGPAWTDGPTLATGAHIAADHTRAPATVDEIAKAIDDLVLALDGGPDGPGSPGSKDGKGLGDVLAATARTLDGNGPHLRAALAESRDALAMINAKDGDLTAVTDNLVPLVHTLAERDASIRDFTRASADTGAVLADQRQELVATLDSLDELTRLANRFLEQNGGVLGDDLKGLADVVALVRSRQDSLEEAFDTMPTMAENFARAYDWDLGRLRVQFAFSAGPFAAAFRDHSCKVFAEALAGDTGTRICGLLFSGQGTGLLDPLLDGIYNGLPGAIP, from the coding sequence GTGATCGCCCGACAGAGGCTCCTCACCATCGCCGGCGCGGTCGTCGCCCTCGCCGTGCTGCTGTCCGGCGCCCGGCTGCTCGGCTGGCTCGGCGGCGACGACCCCGACGACCTCGTCGTGACCGCCGACTTCGCCGACACGACGGGGGTCTATGTCGGCAACGACGTCACCTACCTCGGCGTGAAGGTCGGCGAGATCGTCGGGATCGAGCCGCAGGGCGCGACCATGCGCGTGGTCATGCACCTCGCCCCCGACACCCGGGTGCCGCGCGACGCCGGTGCCGAGATCCTGCAGGGCTCCCTCGTCACGGACCGGTACATCGAGCTCGGCCCGGCCTGGACCGACGGCCCGACCTTGGCGACCGGCGCGCACATCGCCGCCGACCACACCCGGGCGCCCGCCACCGTCGACGAGATCGCCAAGGCGATCGACGACCTGGTGCTCGCCCTCGACGGCGGTCCCGACGGCCCCGGCAGCCCCGGCAGCAAGGACGGCAAGGGCCTCGGCGACGTCCTCGCGGCGACCGCGAGGACGCTCGACGGCAACGGGCCGCACCTGCGCGCCGCGCTCGCCGAGAGCCGCGACGCGCTGGCGATGATCAACGCCAAGGACGGCGACCTCACCGCGGTCACCGACAACCTGGTCCCCCTGGTCCACACGCTCGCCGAGCGGGACGCGTCGATCCGCGACTTCACGAGGGCGTCCGCGGACACCGGCGCGGTGCTCGCCGACCAGCGTCAGGAGCTGGTCGCGACCCTCGACAGCCTCGACGAGCTCACCCGGCTGGCCAACCGCTTCCTGGAGCAGAACGGCGGCGTCCTCGGCGACGACCTGAAGGGCCTCGCCGACGTGGTCGCCCTGGTCCGCTCGCGCCAGGACTCCCTCGAGGAGGCCTTCGACACGATGCCGACGATGGCGGAGAACTTCGCCCGCGCCTACGACTGGGACCTCGGCCGGTTGCGCGTGCAGTTCGCCTTCAGCGCCGGCCCGTTCGCCGCCGCCTTCCGCGACCACAGCTGCAAGGTCTTCGCCGAGGCGCTCGCCGGCGACACCGGGACCCGGATCTGCGGATTGCTGTTCAGCGGCCAGGGCACCGGCCTGCTGGACCCGCTCCTCGACGGCATCTACAACGGCCTGCCGGGGGCGATCCCGTGA
- a CDS encoding MlaD family protein codes for MTGARRLLATLTLLVGGLTAGCGLTLEDVPLPSLVDGPTYAVTIEFADALNLPVDAPVKLDGATVGQVTAVEAGDYVAEVELALSTSVRLRDSSRAEIRLTSPMGTAFVQLLPGETGTVLADGATLPVAATGSAPDVTDLLSALSTVVTGGSFADISTIIDQLNVALTGNADDVRRLLRRLDTAVTDLNADFPRVDRLTASLDRLTTRLAGDLPEITRSLTTLTGLVATFDQQRAQLVTAMESLSRFDAVATPLTEAVRADLVAQLEDMEPVVRTLLAGRDDIDGVMTGLVAFAEGSDQAAPGDFANFDLTFLLDLKALTATGGAQ; via the coding sequence GTGACCGGCGCCAGGCGGCTGCTCGCCACACTGACGCTGCTGGTCGGCGGGCTGACGGCCGGCTGCGGGCTGACCCTGGAGGACGTGCCGCTCCCGAGCCTGGTCGACGGGCCGACGTACGCCGTGACGATCGAGTTCGCCGACGCGCTCAACCTCCCGGTCGACGCACCGGTGAAGCTCGACGGCGCCACGGTCGGCCAGGTGACGGCGGTGGAGGCGGGCGACTACGTCGCCGAGGTCGAGCTCGCGCTGTCGACGTCGGTCCGGCTGCGCGACTCCTCCCGGGCCGAGATCCGGCTGACCTCCCCCATGGGTACGGCGTTCGTGCAGCTGCTCCCCGGCGAGACCGGCACCGTCCTGGCCGACGGTGCGACCCTGCCGGTCGCCGCGACCGGCAGCGCGCCCGACGTCACCGACCTGCTCAGCGCCCTGTCCACCGTCGTCACCGGCGGCAGCTTCGCCGACATCTCCACGATCATCGACCAGCTCAACGTCGCGCTGACCGGCAACGCCGACGACGTACGACGCCTCCTGCGTCGCCTCGACACCGCGGTGACCGACCTGAACGCCGACTTCCCGCGGGTCGACCGGCTGACCGCGTCGCTGGACCGGTTGACCACCCGGCTGGCGGGCGACCTGCCCGAGATCACCCGTTCCCTCACCACGCTCACCGGGCTGGTCGCCACCTTCGACCAGCAGCGCGCGCAGCTCGTGACGGCGATGGAGTCGCTGAGCAGGTTCGACGCGGTCGCCACCCCGCTCACCGAGGCCGTGCGCGCCGACCTCGTCGCCCAGCTCGAGGACATGGAGCCGGTGGTCCGGACCCTGCTCGCCGGCCGGGACGACATCGACGGCGTGATGACCGGGCTGGTCGCCTTCGCCGAGGGCAGCGACCAGGCCGCACCGGGCGACTTCGCCAACTTCGACCTGACCTTCCTGCTCGACCTGAAGGCGCTGACGGCGACGGGAGGTGCGCAGTGA
- a CDS encoding MlaD family protein, which produces MSRQLSELRRHRGAVLGVAVFALVAVVLTSMVAGTLSRAQHGDAITVTAVFRDATGLRTGDDVRIAGVRVGRVTGTRLGTGEERGLAVVTMSVNADQRLHDDVTASVDYLNLMGQRYVALARPDRTAAAGRLTDGDRIPLARTRPALDLTAMFNAFQPIFDLLQPADINQLATNIVEVLQGQGPTMAHLLDQTARLTSGITDRDATLAKVVDNVTLVLDTTDEHRAEITRLVDGLASLTGGLAADRDRIATSLDSIARLARTTADLVGELRQPVVHVADLSAPWFRYLAQRRDLLVQTGAAVPQQLDTYLRTLGYGSYLNVYVCTLAAGGAGVPYKLDLGVTGNRHSKRCR; this is translated from the coding sequence ATGAGCCGCCAGCTCAGCGAGCTGCGCCGCCATCGCGGAGCCGTGCTCGGCGTCGCGGTGTTCGCGCTGGTCGCCGTGGTGCTGACCAGCATGGTCGCCGGCACCCTGTCCCGCGCCCAGCACGGCGACGCGATCACCGTCACCGCGGTGTTCCGCGACGCGACCGGCCTGCGCACCGGCGACGACGTACGCATCGCGGGGGTGCGGGTCGGCCGGGTCACCGGCACCCGCCTCGGCACTGGCGAGGAGCGCGGCCTCGCCGTCGTGACGATGAGCGTGAACGCCGACCAGCGGCTGCACGACGACGTGACCGCGTCGGTCGACTACCTCAACCTGATGGGCCAGCGGTACGTCGCCCTGGCCCGTCCCGACCGCACCGCGGCGGCCGGGCGGCTCACCGACGGCGACCGGATCCCGCTCGCCCGCACCCGGCCCGCGCTCGACCTGACCGCGATGTTCAACGCCTTCCAGCCGATCTTCGACCTGTTGCAGCCCGCCGACATCAACCAGCTCGCCACCAACATCGTCGAGGTGCTGCAGGGCCAGGGTCCGACCATGGCGCACCTGCTGGACCAGACGGCGAGGCTCACCTCCGGCATCACCGACCGCGACGCGACGCTGGCGAAGGTCGTCGACAACGTCACGCTCGTCCTCGACACGACCGACGAGCACCGCGCCGAGATCACCCGCCTGGTCGACGGGCTCGCCTCCCTCACCGGCGGCCTCGCCGCGGACCGCGACCGGATCGCCACCAGCCTCGACTCGATCGCCCGGCTGGCGAGGACGACCGCCGACCTGGTCGGCGAGCTCCGCCAGCCGGTCGTCCACGTCGCGGACCTGAGTGCCCCGTGGTTCCGCTACCTCGCGCAGCGCCGCGACCTGCTCGTGCAGACCGGCGCCGCGGTCCCCCAGCAGCTGGACACCTACCTGCGCACCCTCGGCTACGGCAGCTACCTCAACGTCTACGTCTGCACCCTCGCCGCGGGCGGCGCCGGCGTGCCCTACAAGCTCGACCTCGGGGTCACCGGCAACAGGCACTCGAAGAGGTGCCGCTGA